The Xanthomonas indica sequence GGCTGATGGCGCTCAACGCCAGCCTGACCGAAGGCCGCGAGGCCCTGGATCTGCGTGCACGGCACAGCGCCGTGCAGGACGGCGAACTGCGCTGAGGAATGCCCGACGCGGAGCCGGGTCATCCCCCATTGCCGAAAGCAGCGCCCCGGGCTCAGGCGGCAAAGACGCCCGCCTGGGCGCGCCGGAGCTGGGCACGCACCAGCCGATCCATCGTCCGCAGCGACTTTTCGCCCAGGGCCAGCGCGGCGTCCACCCAGATTTCCGTCACCGCAAGCAACTCTTCGCGGCGCACCGGCTGCACCACCTTGCGCATCGCATTCATCGCCAGATGCGCCAGCGGCGCGCGCCGCTGTTGCTGGATCAGGTCGCGCACCGCGTCCTTGCCCTGGCCCTTGGGCACCAGCACGTCGACGATGCCCATGGCGTGCATCTCCTGGCTGCTGAAAACGTGACCTCCCAGGATGAGCTTTTCCGCGGCCTGCGGTGCGATGCGGCGGCTGAGGAACGAATACGCGCCCATGCCCGGGAACAGGCCGAACATGATTTCCGGCAGGCCCATGCCGACGTCCTCTTCGGCCACGATCAGGTGGCACGACAGCGCCATCTCCAGACCGCCGCCGAGCGCATCGCCTTGCAGCAGAGCGATGGTGCGGAAACTGCCGCCAAGTCCCTCGTGGAAACGGTGCACGCCATCGATGCAGCTTGTCGCGTAGGCCATCAGCCCGGCGCGGTCGCGGCGGCGGATGTAGTGGCCGAACAGTTCCAGATCGCCGCCCAGGTTGAACGCGCTGCCATCGGACGCCAGCACCAGGGTGCCCAGCCGCGCCGACGCCAGGTTGCGGGGCTGGCTGAGGGACGCGAGATAGCTGTGCATCTCGCGCATCAACGTGGGATGGAAGCAGGGCCGTTGCGTCGCGGCGTTGCCTGCATGCATGTACAACCAGTGGCTATCGTCGTCGTCGTCCGCGTCGATACGGATGCTGGAATAGGCGCGGGTACAGGGCAGCGTGTCGGTCATGCTCATGGCGGGCTCTCGGAAAGACGCCCGCGGAGATGGCGTGGCGCAGCGGGCGAATGCGTTTCCACCCGGCGGATGCTACACCCGGGTGCCGCGGCCGGAATTCGGCCCGCCAGCGCCGGCGCGGGCGCCGCGTGGGCGCCCGTCGGACCTGCTTATTGCGGCGGCGGCGCGTCGCGCAGCTCGCGCCGCAGGATCTTGCCGACGTTGGTCTTGGGCAGTTCCTTGCGGAACTCGACGATGCGCGGATGCTTGTAGCCGGTGAGGTTGGCGCGGGCGTGGGCCTTGACGTCCTCGGCGGTGAGGTTGGGGTCCTTCTTGACGATGACCACCTTGACCACTTCGCCGGATTTCTCGTCGGGCACGCCGACCGCGGCCACTTCGAGCACGCCCGGCATCATCGCGATGACGTCCTCGACTTCGTTCGGATACACGTTGAAGCCGGACACCAGGATCATGTCCTTCTTGCGGTCGACGATATAGAAGAAGCCCTGCGGATCCATCCGCGCCATGTCGCCGGTGTGCAGCCAGCCGTCGGCATCGATGGCGCTGGCGGTTTCTTCCGGCCGGCGCCAGTAGCCCTTCATCACCTGCGGCCCGCGGATGCACAGCTCGCCGACCTCGCCATGGGCCAGGATCTGGCCCTGGTCGTCCTTGACGCAGGCGTCGGTGGACGGAATCGGCAGGCCGATCGCGCCGTTGTACTCGGTCAGGGTCAGCGGGTTA is a genomic window containing:
- a CDS encoding crotonase/enoyl-CoA hydratase family protein, translating into MSMTDTLPCTRAYSSIRIDADDDDDSHWLYMHAGNAATQRPCFHPTLMREMHSYLASLSQPRNLASARLGTLVLASDGSAFNLGGDLELFGHYIRRRDRAGLMAYATSCIDGVHRFHEGLGGSFRTIALLQGDALGGGLEMALSCHLIVAEEDVGMGLPEIMFGLFPGMGAYSFLSRRIAPQAAEKLILGGHVFSSQEMHAMGIVDVLVPKGQGKDAVRDLIQQQRRAPLAHLAMNAMRKVVQPVRREELLAVTEIWVDAALALGEKSLRTMDRLVRAQLRRAQAGVFAA